In Azospirillum thermophilum, the sequence GATGCCCGGACCCCGCGCTTCGCCGCCGGCAGCGGCACCCTGACCCGCGACGTCAAGTCGAAGGGCTACGAGGTGGCCATCGGCTATGCCTGGGACACCGGCCACGTCCGCGCCAAGTACGCCGACATCGACGTCACCATCGACGGACTGCCCGCCGACTCCGACACCGGCACCTACCTCGCCACCCCGATGGGCCGCGTCTACACGATCGGCGGTGCCCACACCATTCCCAAGTGGGAGCTGACCTTCGGCGCCGACGTGGAGATCGTGCTGGACTACGACAAGGTGCAGGCCGGCCAGAAGCCGCTGAAGGGCTATGAGACGGTCAACCTGTTCGTCGAGCACCGGATCCCGCAGTACTCCAACCTGACGCTGCGCGCCGACGTCCGCAACCTGTTCGACGAGACCTATGCCGACCGCGCCACCTACGGGCAGGAGTTCGGCACCGTCACCCCGCTCTACCAGCCGGGTCGGACCTTCCTGCTGACCGCCTCGGCGAAGTTCTGACCTCCGCACCACAACCGGGAGCCTCCCCGCATGCTGCATTCGACCGCCCATTTCGAGACGGAGCACGGCAAGCGCTACGCCACCCAGCTCTGCCGCCACTTCGCCCACAAGATCGAGACGGTGGAGACCGAGGAGGGCGGGGAGTGCCGCTTCTCCATCGGCACGGCCCGGCTGCGGGCGGCTCCCGACCGGCTGACCATCGAGGCCAGCGCCCCCACCGCGGCGGAACTGGCCGAGCTCCAGTCGGTGGTGGAGAGCCACCTGCTGCGCTTCGCCTTCCGCGAGGGCGACAGGCGGCTCGATTGGGCGGCGTGACGCCGCCTCTCGCCCCCGCCTTGTCCGAAGCCCTTCAGGATCGGCAGATGATGCGCTCCACCCAACAGATCGCCGAGCATGCCACCTTCCAGAACTTCGCCAACTGCTATTGGCGGGAGATCGACGCCGGCCGGGCCGCGCGGCACGGGACGGAGGCGGACGCCGGTATCGAGTGCATCGAATGGCTGCTGCCGTCGCAGCGGACCGCGCTGAGGGTCGAGATCGTCTCGCGCTCGCTGTGCGGCCCCTGCGGCTTCGGGCGGATCTGGAGACGCGCCCTGCCGGATGCCTCCTGGCAGCAGACCGAGCCCTTCACCGCGCTGTGCTGTCTGGCCGGCGAGAGCTATCGCCGGATGGAGGAGAAGGGTGGCGGGAAAGACCTGCGCGGCAGCGAACTGGAGCTGCTGCTGCGCGTCCTGCAAAGCTACCAGTCGGTCCAGCGCTATCTCGACGCCGCCGTGCCGGCGGACGGCGACGAGGACGATTTCATCGCCGCCGAACAGTCGCTGGTCTTCGGCCACTGGCTGCACCCGACGCCGAAGAGCCTTCAGGGCATGACCCCCTGGCAGCAGCCGGTCTACGCGCCGGAACTCGGCGGGCGGTTCCGCCTGCACTGGTTCGCCGCCCCGGCGGCACGGGTCGGCCATCGGTCCGCCTTCCACCAGTCGGCCCCGGAGATGATCGCGGCGATCCTGGGCGACGGGCCGGCCGGCCTCGCCCCGAAGGCCGACGAGCTTCTGATTCCGATGCATCCGCTCCAGGCGGAGGCGCTGGCGCTCGACCCGGCGGTGCAGGCGATGATGGCGCGCGGCGCGCTGCGGGCGCTGGGCGCCGCCGGGCCGGAGTTCACCGCCACCTCCTCGGTGCGGACGGTCTACAGCCCGGACAGCCCGTGGATGCTGAAATTCTCGCTGCCGGTGCGCATCACCAACTCGGTCCGCGTCAACAGGCGGCACGAGCTCGACGCCGGCGTCATCATGGCGAGACTGATCGCCGCCATCGGCCCGGCGCCGGGGCAGCGCCTCGGCTTCGTGCTCGATCCCGCCTACATCACGCTCGACACCGGGAGCGGCGGCGAGAGCGGGTTCGAGGTGATCATCCGCGAGAATCCCTTCTCCGCAGGCCGCCAGCGCGGCGTCGCCACCGTCGCGGCACTGGCCGCCGAACCGCTGCCCGGCCGCCCATCCCGGCTGGAGCGGGTCGTGCGCCGCGCCGCGGCGGAGCGCGGCGGCAGCGTGACCGGGGCGGCGCGGGCGT encodes:
- a CDS encoding DUF2218 domain-containing protein; translation: MLHSTAHFETEHGKRYATQLCRHFAHKIETVETEEGGECRFSIGTARLRAAPDRLTIEASAPTAAELAELQSVVESHLLRFAFREGDRRLDWAA
- a CDS encoding IucA/IucC family protein; amino-acid sequence: MMRSTQQIAEHATFQNFANCYWREIDAGRAARHGTEADAGIECIEWLLPSQRTALRVEIVSRSLCGPCGFGRIWRRALPDASWQQTEPFTALCCLAGESYRRMEEKGGGKDLRGSELELLLRVLQSYQSVQRYLDAAVPADGDEDDFIAAEQSLVFGHWLHPTPKSLQGMTPWQQPVYAPELGGRFRLHWFAAPAARVGHRSAFHQSAPEMIAAILGDGPAGLAPKADELLIPMHPLQAEALALDPAVQAMMARGALRALGAAGPEFTATSSVRTVYSPDSPWMLKFSLPVRITNSVRVNRRHELDAGVIMARLIAAIGPAPGQRLGFVLDPAYITLDTGSGGESGFEVIIRENPFSAGRQRGVATVAALAAEPLPGRPSRLERVVRRAAAERGGSVTGAARAWFEAYLDCALDPVLRLYDTHGIALEAHQQNGLLDLRGGMPVRFLYRDNQGFYLSNTYRDALRRLIPEADNIRSLYYDEEEINRRFSYYVIVNQIFSVIARMGKDRLAAEEDLLRMLRARLERLALSLTRAGRRFAGEVLDSPTIGAKQNLTAGLLDIDELRTADEAGLYARWPNPLCRTGGVAGSEGGRRALSA